GCCGGCGGGCGTGGCACGGTCCGCGCGGCGCTCACGCACGTGGACGTCCAGCCCGGCCTCGTCCGCGGCACGGTGGGCCGCCGTCACCGTCAGCCCGGTCAGGTCCGGGGCCGGGACCGGCGCCGGGCCGGCGGACACCGTCAGGGCGACGGGGGAGCGGCCGTCGACGGCGGCGCCGGCCGCGGGCTCGGTGGCCAGCACCACCCCGTCGGACAGGCGCTCGTCGTGGCGCGTGGTGACCTGGGCGGTGAGACCGGCGTGGGCGAGGCGGGTGCGGGCGTCGGCCTGGTCCAGGCCGGTGAGGGGAGGGACCACCGTTCCGGCGGGCCCGCCGAGGCCGCCGGACCCGAGGGTGAACCCCAGGAGCAGGGCCACGCCGGTGAGCAGGAGCGTGACGGCCGCCCCGATCGCCACCGTCCGGCCGCCGCCGGCGCCCAGCCGTTCGAGGGGCTCCCGCGCGGACCGGCGGCGCGCACGGGCGCGCGGAGGGCGCCTCCGGGCGGGGCGGTCGGGCGCGCGGCCGCTGGCACCGTCCGCGGTCGGGACGGCGGCGCGGCGCGGCGCGGCGTCGGGGTCCGGTGCGGCCGGCGTCGCGACGATCCCGACGGGCAGGGTGCGGGTCGCGTCGTCGTCGAGGACGCCGGGGGGGCGCAGCGCGTGGCGGGGCACCGGCACGGTCTCCGAGGCCTCCGGCTCGTCGGCCGCGGCCACGGGGCCCGGGTCGACGGGCACGGGCACCGCGCCCGCCTCGGCCTCCCGGGCCCCGGACGGCGGCGCGTGGTCGAGCTCGGCGTCGGACAGGCCGGCCCGCACCCGCTCGAGCGCGTCGAGCAGGACCGTCGCGTCCTGGGGCCGGTCCCGGGGGTCCGGCTCGGTGCACCACAGCACGAGGTCGTCGAGGCGCTCGGGGAGTCCGGGCACCAGGGTGGAGGGCACCGGCACGCGCTCGTGCAGATGCCGGTAGGCCACCTGCAGGGGACCGGCCGCCGTGAAGGGCTGGCGGCCCGTGAGGAGCTCGAACAGGAGGATCCCGGCGGCGTACACGTCCGCCCGGGTGTCCGCCGGCTCCCCGGAGAGGTGCTCCGGCGCCAGGTAGGCGGGTGTGCCCAGCACGGCCTGGCCGGTGGAGGTGTGGCCCGTGGCTGCGCGGGAGAGGCCGAAGTCCGCCACCGTGACGCGGCCGTCCTCCCGGACGAGCACGTTCTCCGGCTTCACGTCCCGGTGGACGAGTCCGGCGCGGTGGGCGGCCGCGAGGCCGGCGAGGGTGGGCAGGAGCAGGTCCAGCGCGCGGCGCGGGGTCAGGGGCGCCTCGGCGCGGATCACCGAGCGCAGGGTGCGGCCCGGCACGAACTCCATCACCAGGTACGCGACCGTCTCCCCGGATGCGTCGACGGTGTGGCCCTGGTCCAGGACGGCGACCACGTGGGGGTGGGAGACGCGGGCGGCCGTCTTGGCCTCCCGCTCGAACCGGGCCACGAGCGCGGGGTCCTCCGCGAGGTGGGGGTGCATGACCTTGAGGGCCACCATCCGGTCCAGCCGGCGGTCCAGCGCGCGATAGACGGTGGACATGCCCCCGCGCGCCACCCGGTCCAGGACCTCGTACCGGTCCTCCACGGTGGTGCCCACCAGCGGGTCCCGGCGCGAGCTGCTCATGCCCCCAGGGTAGAGGACCGCCCCGTCCGTCCGCGGGTCGCCGGAGCCGGCGCCGCCCCCGTCCGGGGGAGGCCGGTGCGGGGCCGCGTACAGTGTCCGCGTGAGCACCGAGAACACCCCCGCGACCACCGCCGAGCCTCCCGCCGACGCGATCCCCGCCGACCTGGACGCCCTCGTGGGCGACTGGGTGACCCTGCCGGACGTGGCCGAGCACCTGGACATCCGCGTGACCCGCGTGCACAACCTGGTCTCCGAGCGCCGGCTGCTGGCGGTGCGCCGCCCGGCGCCGCCCGTGCGGTCCGTCCCGGCCGCGTTCCTCACCGAGACGGGGGTCCTGGAGCCCCTCCGCGGGACGCTCGTGCTCCTGCAGGACGCCGGGTTCGACGACGCAGAGGCCCTGCGCTGGCTCTTCACCGAGGACGAGTCCCTGCCGGGCCGCCCCGTGGACGCCCTGCGTGCGGGTCACAAGACCGAGGTGCGCCGGCGGGCTCAGGCGCTCGCCTGGTGACGCCTCCCGCGCCCGGGGCGCCGGACCGGCCTCAGGCCGCCCGCACCGTGTAGGCGCGGATGAGGTCCGCGAGCTCGTCGCGGACCGCAGCGGGCACGCCGTGCCCCGCGAGCGCGTCCAGGGCGTCCTCGGCCCGACGCGAGAGCCGGGCCACCTCGTCCGCCACGGCGGCCCGGGCGCCGACGGCCCCGAGCCGGTCCTGCCAGTGGCGCACCCGTTCGACGGTCATGCCCGGATCGCCCAGCTCGGCGTCCAGCCGGCGCCACTCCTCCGCGGGCAGCAGTGCGGAGGCGCGCGCGATCAGCACCGTCCGCTTGCCCTCGCGCAGGTCGTCGCCCGCCGGCTTGCCGGTGGTCCCCGGGTCGCCGAAGACGCCCAGCAGGTCGTCCTGCAGCTGGAACGCGATCCCGAACGGGAGGCTCACCCGCTCGAAGGCGGCCACGAGGGCGTCGTCCGCCCCGGCGAGCAGCCCGCCGAAGGCGAGGGGGTGCACGGCCGAGTACCGCGCGGCCTTGTACTCGACCACGGCCGCCGCCGCCTGCTCCGCCTCCCGGGCGTCGGCCGCGGCGGGGGCCATCTCGGCGGCCACGTCGAGGTACTGGCCGAGCATGACCTCCAGGCGCATCCGCTCCATCTCCGCCCGGGCCCGCTCGGGCCGTGCGCTGCCCTCGAGGGCGCGGGAGAAGGTCGCGTCGCTCAGGGCGAGGGCCACGTCCCCGGCCAGGATGGCGGCGGCCACCCCGAAGTGCTCGGCGTCGTGGCGCCACCCGAGCTCGCGGTGGCGGGCCTCGAACGCGCGGTGGACGCTCGGCATGCCGCGGCGCGTGTCCGAGCGGTCCAGGACGTCGTCGTGCACGAGGGCCGCGGCCTGGAAGAGCTCGAACGCCGCACCGGCCGTGACGGGGCGGGGGTCGTCCGCGGCGCCGCCGGCGGCCCGCCAGCCCAGCCAGACCAGCACGGCCCGCAGCCGCTTGCCGGCGCCGGTCAGGCGCGCCAGGGCCTCGACCGCCGGCGCGGCGGCCGGATGGATCCCCGCCGCATGGGCGCCGTGCTCGGCGAGGATCTCCCCGAGCCGGGCGGCGACGGCGGCGCGGTAGTCGGACTCGGACGGGGCGGGCTTGGTCGGCATGCGGCCACCCTAGCGGCCGGTGGGTAGGCTCGAGGGATGAGCGCCCCGATCCCGCCGAGCGGCCCGTCGGCCGCGGACCGGGCCGAGGCCAGCATCCTCCACGTGGACATGGACGCCTTCTTCCTGTCGGTCGAGCTGCGCGAGCGGCCCGAGCTGATCGGGGCCCCCGCCGCCGTCGCGGCCCCGCACGGGCGCTCCGTGGTGCTCTCCGCCTCCTACGCGGCGCGCGCGTACGGGGTGCGCTCGGCGATGCCGCTGGCGCACGCCCGCGCGCTGTGCCCGTCCCTCGTGGTGGTCCCGCCCCGCCAGGAGCTGTACCGGGAGGTCTCCGCCGAGGTCATGGCCCTGTTCGACCGGGTCACCGCGGTCCGGGAGCAGCTGAGCGTGGACGAGGCCTTCCTGGACGTGGCCGGCGCCCGACGCCGGCTCGGTCCGCCCGAGCGGATCGGGCGCCTCGTGCGGGAGCGGGTGCGCGCCGAGCTCGGCCTGCCGTGCACGGTGGGGGCGGCCGGGGTGAAGTTCGTGGCCAAGATGGCCTCCACCGCCGCCAAGCCGGACGGGCTGCTCGTGGTCCCGCCCGGGCGCACCCTGGAGTTCCTCCACCCGCGCCCCGTGGACCACCTCTGGGGCGTCGGCCCGCAGGCGGCCCGGCGGCTGCGGGACCGGGGCGTCGCCACCATCGGCGACCTGGCCGCCGTCGACCCCGCTCGGCTGCGCGGGTGGTTCGGCGCCGCGGGCGAGCAGTGGCACGCGCTCGCCTGGGGCCGGGACCCGCGGCCGGTCGCGCCGCGGGCGGAGGCCAAGACCATCGGCGCGGACCACACCTTCGACGTCGACCCCACGGACCCGGCCGACGTGGACCGCGAGGTGCTGCGCCTGAGCCTGCACGTGGCCGCCCGGCTGCGCGCGGCCGGCGTCGAGGCCCGGGCGGTGACGGTGCGCGTCAAGGACCCCGCGCAGCGGGTGCGCAGCCGCACGGGCCGGCTGCCCCGCCCCTCGGCCGCCGGCCACGTCCTCCACGAGCACGCGGGACCGCTGGTGGCCGCGCTGCTGCGGGAGCGGCCCCACCCGGTGCGGCTCGTCGGCGTGCGCGCCGAGCGGCTCGGGGCGCCGGGGGAGGGCGGCGCTGGCCAGGGGACGCTCTTCGAGCCGTCGGGCGGCGCGGAGGGCGGCCACGACGCCGCCGCCGAGGCCGGCTGGTCGCGGGCCGAGGAGGCGGCCGACGCCGTCGCCCGCCGGTTCCCGGGTCTGGACCTGCGCCCGGCGACGCTGATCGACCGACGCCCGCGGACGGGGCCGGAGGGGCCGCGCTGACATGGCGCCCCGCGGGGGCGACGACTACCCTGGTCACACCGGCGTGTCACGGCGCCGTCCACGGGGGGCGGGTCCGGCCCGCCCCGGATCGAAGGAGACCGAGTGCCCCTCTCGGACCACGAGCGGCGCGTCCTCGAGCAGCTCGAGCGCCAGCTGAACGACGACGACCCGCGCCTGGCCACCCGCCTGGCCGACTCCGGCCGCCCCGCCGTCCCGGTGCGGCGCATCGTGCTCGGCGCCGTCCTGGCCGTCATCGGGCTGGCCGTGGTCGTCACCGGGGTGAGCACGCAGCTCGTGCTCGTGGGCGTCCTCGGCACGGCCCTGCTCGGCGCGGGCATCCTCGTGGCCACCCTGCCGCACCGCGGGGAGGGCCCGGCCCCGCGCCCGGCGGCGTCCTCCGGTCTCCGCGCGCAGCGGTCCCGCTCACAGGGCTCGCTCATGGCGCGCCTGGAGCGCGACTGGGACGACCGCGGCCGCCCGCGCGCCTGACCCGTCCGCACCCCAGGGCCCCCGTTCCGCACCCCGGAGCGGGGGCCCTCGCCGTGCAGGCCGCCCCGCGGGCCCTCCCCCTCCCTCCACCCGTGCGCCTCGCGCGGTCCTCCTCCGTGTCACCTGGCGCGGCCCGGAGATTCGCACCGGATCCCGCCAGGACGGTGGTGCGGGGAGGGAAGTGGGGTAAAGTGGAGGACAGAAGAGAGCGGGCTCCGACCCTGGTCGGGCGGGGCCCTCGTCGAGCAGGGGGGTGCACGGTGTTCCTGGGCACCTACACCCCCCGGCTGGACGAGAAGCACCGGCTGATCCTGCCGGCGAAGTTCCGCGAGGAGCTGGCCGAGGGCCTGGTGCTCACCCGCGGGCAGGAGCGCTGCGTCTACGTGTTCAGCGCCGCCGAGTTCGCGCGGGTGCACGAGCAGCTGCGCGCCGCTCCGCTCTCCTCGCGGCAGGCGCGGGACTACATCCGCGTCTTCCTCTCCGGAGCCTCGGACGAGGTGCCGGACAAGCAGGGCCGCGTCACGGTGCCCGCGCCGCTGCGCCAGTACGCGGGGCTGGACCGGGACGTCACGGTGATCGGTGCGGGCAGCCGCGCGGAGATCTGGGACACCGCGGCCTGGACCGAGTACCTGGCCGCGCAGGAGGCGGCCTTCTCCGAGACGGACGAGGACGTCCTGGGCGGCATCCTCTGACCACCACCGCGCGAGACCTCCAGCCGGCGCCGGCGCACCTGACCCGACTTCCCCTGGGCCAGGCACGACGGCGGCGGACGGGGATCCCGTCCCGATGGCGGCACCACCACCACGAATGCGAGCAGGGAGGTCGGACGGTGGACACGCACCGACAGCGC
This Micrococcus flavus DNA region includes the following protein-coding sequences:
- a CDS encoding polyprenyl synthetase family protein, translated to MPTKPAPSESDYRAAVAARLGEILAEHGAHAAGIHPAAAPAVEALARLTGAGKRLRAVLVWLGWRAAGGAADDPRPVTAGAAFELFQAAALVHDDVLDRSDTRRGMPSVHRAFEARHRELGWRHDAEHFGVAAAILAGDVALALSDATFSRALEGSARPERARAEMERMRLEVMLGQYLDVAAEMAPAAADAREAEQAAAAVVEYKAARYSAVHPLAFGGLLAGADDALVAAFERVSLPFGIAFQLQDDLLGVFGDPGTTGKPAGDDLREGKRTVLIARASALLPAEEWRRLDAELGDPGMTVERVRHWQDRLGAVGARAAVADEVARLSRRAEDALDALAGHGVPAAVRDELADLIRAYTVRAA
- a CDS encoding DUF3040 domain-containing protein, with protein sequence MPLSDHERRVLEQLERQLNDDDPRLATRLADSGRPAVPVRRIVLGAVLAVIGLAVVVTGVSTQLVLVGVLGTALLGAGILVATLPHRGEGPAPRPAASSGLRAQRSRSQGSLMARLERDWDDRGRPRA
- the dinB gene encoding DNA polymerase IV: MSAPIPPSGPSAADRAEASILHVDMDAFFLSVELRERPELIGAPAAVAAPHGRSVVLSASYAARAYGVRSAMPLAHARALCPSLVVVPPRQELYREVSAEVMALFDRVTAVREQLSVDEAFLDVAGARRRLGPPERIGRLVRERVRAELGLPCTVGAAGVKFVAKMASTAAKPDGLLVVPPGRTLEFLHPRPVDHLWGVGPQAARRLRDRGVATIGDLAAVDPARLRGWFGAAGEQWHALAWGRDPRPVAPRAEAKTIGADHTFDVDPTDPADVDREVLRLSLHVAARLRAAGVEARAVTVRVKDPAQRVRSRTGRLPRPSAAGHVLHEHAGPLVAALLRERPHPVRLVGVRAERLGAPGEGGAGQGTLFEPSGGAEGGHDAAAEAGWSRAEEAADAVARRFPGLDLRPATLIDRRPRTGPEGPR
- the mraZ gene encoding division/cell wall cluster transcriptional repressor MraZ, which produces MFLGTYTPRLDEKHRLILPAKFREELAEGLVLTRGQERCVYVFSAAEFARVHEQLRAAPLSSRQARDYIRVFLSGASDEVPDKQGRVTVPAPLRQYAGLDRDVTVIGAGSRAEIWDTAAWTEYLAAQEAAFSETDEDVLGGIL
- a CDS encoding Rv2175c family DNA-binding protein; its protein translation is MPADLDALVGDWVTLPDVAEHLDIRVTRVHNLVSERRLLAVRRPAPPVRSVPAAFLTETGVLEPLRGTLVLLQDAGFDDAEALRWLFTEDESLPGRPVDALRAGHKTEVRRRAQALAW
- the pknB gene encoding Stk1 family PASTA domain-containing Ser/Thr kinase, whose amino-acid sequence is MSSSRRDPLVGTTVEDRYEVLDRVARGGMSTVYRALDRRLDRMVALKVMHPHLAEDPALVARFEREAKTAARVSHPHVVAVLDQGHTVDASGETVAYLVMEFVPGRTLRSVIRAEAPLTPRRALDLLLPTLAGLAAAHRAGLVHRDVKPENVLVREDGRVTVADFGLSRAATGHTSTGQAVLGTPAYLAPEHLSGEPADTRADVYAAGILLFELLTGRQPFTAAGPLQVAYRHLHERVPVPSTLVPGLPERLDDLVLWCTEPDPRDRPQDATVLLDALERVRAGLSDAELDHAPPSGAREAEAGAVPVPVDPGPVAAADEPEASETVPVPRHALRPPGVLDDDATRTLPVGIVATPAAPDPDAAPRRAAVPTADGASGRAPDRPARRRPPRARARRRSAREPLERLGAGGGRTVAIGAAVTLLLTGVALLLGFTLGSGGLGGPAGTVVPPLTGLDQADARTRLAHAGLTAQVTTRHDERLSDGVVLATEPAAGAAVDGRSPVALTVSAGPAPVPAPDLTGLTVTAAHRAADEAGLDVHVRERRADRATPAGSVAAQDAAPGAPLRPGAALSVIVSTGAAAHAMPPVVGLTAGEARTRLEDAGLVAHVDGPSHGAARVTAQGTPAGTLLPEGSHVRIAVG